GCGCCCGTTCCAGCCCCGACCCTGCGCCCGCCTCCGCCTCGCCGCCGACGTCCACCCGGACCTCCGGCACGCCGGGGTGCAGCTCGTCGGCCACCCTGAACGCCCAGACCGCCAGCGCGATGACGTCGTCGCGGCTGCCGGCGACGCTGTCGGTGTGCACGAAGCCGAGATCGCCCGGCACCAGGAACCGCACGGTCGCGGTGGCCAGCTCGACCTGCGGCACCGGGTCGGCGGCGGTCGGGCGGCGGATCCTGGCGGTGTACCCGGCCCGCTCGGCCCGCCGCGCGGCGGCCACCAGCCGGGCGCCGATCCTGGCGGTGAGCTCGTCGTCGGTCACCTCCCCCGGCGACCAGGACGACAGCACCGGCCCGCGCCCCGGCACGCGCCCCGGCACGGGCCCCGGCGCCGTTCCGGCGCTGGACCCCGGAGCGGCACCGGCGCCGGGCGCGGGTTCCGGTGGGCAGTCCGGCGCGGCCTCCGGATCGGCCTCGGCGTGCAGGCGCTGGTAGGCGAGGATCACCGCGAGGACGTGCCGGCAGACCCCGGTGGCCCCGCAGGTGCACCGGGCCACGTACAGCCCGCCCGCAGGCACGCTGGTGGCGGGCCCGCCGGGAAAGTCGCCGTGCACGGTGCCGTCGTCATCGGTACGCAGCGCGGGCACGGCCTCCTTGCCCGCCCGCTTGACCAGCCCCCGGTTGGTGAGCGCGGCGAGGGAGTCGGTGCTGAGCCCGAGCAGGTCGCTCCTCATCGGCCCACGTGCTCCGCCACGAAGGCCGCCAGCTCGCCGGGCGTCATCGCGCCCACGTACGCCCCGGCGTCGGCCAGCCGCTGCGCCAGCTCCCGGTCGAAGGCGGGGTTGGCCTGCTCGTCGAGGGCCGCCAGGCCGAGCACCTTGCTGCCCTGCCCCACCAGGTCGCGCACGACGCGCACCAGCCGGGCCGGGTCGCCGCCCTCGTAGAAGTCGGAGATCAGCACGACGATCGCCCGCCGCGGCTGCTCCACCAGGCCCGCGCCGTACGCCGCCGCGCGGGCGATGTCGGTGCCGCCGCCGAGCTGGACCTTCATCAGCAACTCCACAGGATCGTCGACGTCCGCCGTCAGGTCCACCACCTCGGTGTCGAAGGCGACCAGGTGGGTGCGCACCCCGGGCAGCCCCCACAGGCAGGCCGCGGTGACCGCCGAGTGGATCACCGAGTCGACCATCGAGCCCGACTGGTCGACGAGCAGGATCACCTGCCACTGCTCCAGGTGGCGGCGGGTGCGGGAGAAGAAGTACGGGGTCTCGATCACCACCTTGCCCGTCTCGGGCTGGTAGCGGCCGAGGTTGGCGCGCAGGGTCCTGACCATGTCGAAGTTGCGGGCCAGCCGCAGGCGGCCGGGCCGGCGCACCTTGGTGCCGGTGAACGCGGTGCGCACCTCCGTGGCCAGCTTGTCCATCAGCTCGCGGACGACCTGCTCCACGATCCGCCTGGCCAGCCGCAGCACCTGCGGGTTCATCAGGTGCTTGGTCCGCAGCACGGCCTTGAGCAGGGCGG
The nucleotide sequence above comes from Nonomuraea gerenzanensis. Encoded proteins:
- a CDS encoding VWA domain-containing protein; amino-acid sequence: MTDPTLERWRLLLGEPGGACLGGAPLGGRAAARDAAIDWLYGREEDLRRRGVRQGGSGPSTLTTFDWLDDITRLFPKETVERLQRDAVERYEIHDVVTDPAVLARIEPNPALLKAVLRTKHLMNPQVLRLARRIVEQVVRELMDKLATEVRTAFTGTKVRRPGRLRLARNFDMVRTLRANLGRYQPETGKVVIETPYFFSRTRRHLEQWQVILLVDQSGSMVDSVIHSAVTAACLWGLPGVRTHLVAFDTEVVDLTADVDDPVELLMKVQLGGGTDIARAAAYGAGLVEQPRRAIVVLISDFYEGGDPARLVRVVRDLVGQGSKVLGLAALDEQANPAFDRELAQRLADAGAYVGAMTPGELAAFVAEHVGR